The region CTGATGTGCAAGTTCCCCGTCATTTGTAATCAAAAGCAGCCCTTCTGTATCTTTATCCAGGCGGCCGACCGGAAATGGCTTGAATTTTTGGTATGCTTTCGGCAATAAATCAATTACGGTTCGTTCACGATTATCAGTGGTAGCTGAAATATAACCAGGCGGCTTGTTCATCATCAGGTATATATATTGTTGAAAATTTATCGTTTGATTATTCACTTTGACGACATCACACTCTGTATCAACATGCAAACCACTGTCTTTAACAACCGCATCATTTACTGTTACATTCTTTTTCTTGATCAGTGCCTTCACATCTTTTCTGCTGCCAACACCCATGTTTGCCAGCAATTTATCGAGACGCATGAATCAATCCTCCTTACCTGCGAAAAATCTTATCCAATACACGAACCTTACTTCCCAGAACCCGGTCAAGCAAGGTGGATTCGTACGCAAACCACAGATATACACCAGCACCTGCACCAACGCCTGCAATCAGCATAATGATAGCAGACAGCCTGCTTCCCTCAACTTCCAAGAAAGTGCCAAAAATTGCTTTTGTAATCCAAATGGTGATACACATAATAATTGAAAAAATACAGACCAACAAAAACCGCTTTAATGTCTGTTTAAATGGAAAACGGATAGATACGCCGATTCGCCATAAATTAAGTGCTACCGCTGTACCGACCGCAAGTGCAGTACCAAAAATAGCACCCTTTGCACCAAACATATGAATCAGCTGGATATTAAACAGTATTTTCATCAATAAGCCACCAGTTAAACTAATGACAGCAAAGCGCTGCTGATTGATCCCCTGCAAAATGGAAGACGTCACCGTAAACAGGGCAAACAGTAGCGCAACCGGCGCATACCAGCCAAGCAGAGAACCGGTGATATCAAGCCGATGAGTACCATAAAGTGCACCATATGCCGAATCAGACAGCATCGTCAATCCAACTGCCGCCGGTACAACCAAAACAAGGACTATCTGCAGTGCCTGATTAATTTGCTGGTTCATAACCTTCCTGTTGTTATTTGTAAACGATTTGGTCAAAGCCGGTAAAATAGCCAAAGATAGCCCTGTAGCAATTGTCACCGGAATAATCACTAATTTATGTCCGTATACATTAATTGCGCCTAATGCTGTATCATAATTATCTCCTTGTCCGATATCAATCATGGCCCGCTGAAATGTGAGCGTATCAACCAATTGATAAAGTGGCGTTGCGATTCCAACGATTACAAATGGACCCGCATACCGGAATAACTCTGTGATTAAATCTTTCGTGGGTATAGCATGTGAAAATTTTTGCTGACTCAGCCGTTTTTGGATATGCGGTTTCCGCTTTCGCCAGTAATACCATAAAACAACACAGGAGCCGAGTGCACCGACAAATGCTGCAAAGGCAGAAAAACCAACCGCTGTTGCAACATTTCCGTCAATTATTTTCATAATAATAAATGTAGCTGCCAAAATAAACACAATCCGGATTATTTGTTCGACAACCTGCGAAACTGCAGTAGGTCCCATCGATTCATATCCCTGGAAAAATCCGCGCGTGATACTCATTGCCGGGATTATTAATAACGCAAAGCTGACCATCCGAATAACCATTGCCCCTTCTTCGCGGGAAATCGCACCCACATTTTCATTGGCAATAATGAATTTAGCCAGAGGTTCTGCACCGAAGTATAACCCTAAAAATGCAATGAACCCGGTAACCATCATTAACGATATTCCCGCTTTATATATTCGCATACCGGTTTCATAATCACCCAATGCATTATATTTCGAAACGAATTTGGAAACGGCTAATGGGACACCGATTGTTGAAATACTGATTAAAATATTGTATGGGATATAGGCAAACGAGTACAATGCTCCACCTGTCTCCCCAACAAGCGTATTAAACGGTATGAGATAAATCATTCCCAGAAATTTTGATAAAAAAGTGGCACCAGTAAGGAGCATGGTACCTCTGACAATATTCGACATTATTTCACCTGCAATTTGTTCATACTTTAATTGTCATTTTATCATACATAGCAGTCATTCACGCTATATTTTAATTTTTTTCTTATCTTGAAAACATGATATTATGTATACGAAGGGAATGAAGAATGGTGACATATGATGTAATTGTAATTGGCGGCGGCCCGTCCGGATTGATGGCTGCCATAGCAGCTGCTGAGCAAGGCGCAAATACGATTTTGATCGAAAAAGGGCGAAAACTGGGGAAAAAGCTTGCAATTTCCGGTGGCGGCCGCTGTAACGTAACAAACAGGCTTCCCCAGGAGGAAGTAATCAGACATATACCAGGGAACGGGAAATTTCTCTACAGTCCATTTTCTATTTTCAATAATTATGACATTATCGACTTTTTTGAAGGAATGGGAGTGGGATTAAAAGAGGAAGATCATGGCCGCATGTTCCCTGTTTCCAATTCAGCTAAAACAGTTGTTAATGCATTAATCAATAAACTCGATGAACTGCATGTGGAAGTTCGCATGAACACGCCGGTAGAAGCAGTACATTATGATAAGTCAGGGCATAGTGTCATTCTAACGGATGGCGCAAAATTACATACAACATCCATTGTAATCGCTGTTGGCGGTAAAGCAGTACCACATACAGGTTCAACCGGTGATGGCTATGCA is a window of Virgibacillus ihumii DNA encoding:
- a CDS encoding putative polysaccharide biosynthesis protein, with the protein product MSNIVRGTMLLTGATFLSKFLGMIYLIPFNTLVGETGGALYSFAYIPYNILISISTIGVPLAVSKFVSKYNALGDYETGMRIYKAGISLMMVTGFIAFLGLYFGAEPLAKFIIANENVGAISREEGAMVIRMVSFALLIIPAMSITRGFFQGYESMGPTAVSQVVEQIIRIVFILAATFIIMKIIDGNVATAVGFSAFAAFVGALGSCVVLWYYWRKRKPHIQKRLSQQKFSHAIPTKDLITELFRYAGPFVIVGIATPLYQLVDTLTFQRAMIDIGQGDNYDTALGAINVYGHKLVIIPVTIATGLSLAILPALTKSFTNNNRKVMNQQINQALQIVLVLVVPAAVGLTMLSDSAYGALYGTHRLDITGSLLGWYAPVALLFALFTVTSSILQGINQQRFAVISLTGGLLMKILFNIQLIHMFGAKGAIFGTALAVGTAVALNLWRIGVSIRFPFKQTLKRFLLVCIFSIIMCITIWITKAIFGTFLEVEGSRLSAIIMLIAGVGAGAGVYLWFAYESTLLDRVLGSKVRVLDKIFRR
- a CDS encoding pseudouridine synthase: MRLDKLLANMGVGSRKDVKALIKKKNVTVNDAVVKDSGLHVDTECDVVKVNNQTINFQQYIYLMMNKPPGYISATTDNRERTVIDLLPKAYQKFKPFPVGRLDKDTEGLLLITNDGELAHQLVSPKKDVDKTYYAKINGTVTDADIQAFRNGLTLADGYHAKPAALEILHADTVSEINITITEGKFHQVKRMFEAVGKKVVYLKRIKMGKLKLDPDLDVGHFRELTKEELALLDVQQS